One Aquarana catesbeiana isolate 2022-GZ linkage group LG11, ASM4218655v1, whole genome shotgun sequence genomic window carries:
- the LOC141112138 gene encoding flap endonuclease 1-B-like, which produces MLQNEEGETTSHLMGMFYRTIRMVENGIKPVYVFDGKPPQLKSGELAKHTERRAEAEKQLEAAQEAGEVENIEKFNKRLVKVTKQHNEECKKLLSLMGIPYVDAPCEAEATCAALVKAGKVYAAATEDMDALTFGTPLLLRHLMASEAKKLPIQEFHLSRALEDTGITQEQFIDLCILLGCDYCETIRGIGPKRAIELIRQHRSIKEVLDNIDLKKYPVPENWLYKEARQLFLEPEVVDLNDIELKWQDPDDEGLVAFMCGEKQFNEDRIRNGAKKLAKNRHGSTQG; this is translated from the coding sequence ATGCTTCAGAATGAGGAAGGTGAAACCACCAGCCACCTGATGGGCATGTTCTATCGTACAATTCGCATGGTTGAGAACGGCATCAAGCCAGTGTATGTGTTTGATGGAAAGCCTCCTCAGCTGAAGTCAGGTGAGCTGGCCAAACATACTGAAAGGAGGGCAGAGGCTGAGAAGCAACTTGAAGCTGCCCAAGAGGCAGGAGAGGTGGAGAACATTGAAAAGTTCAACAAGAGACTTGTAAAGGTCACAAAGCAACATAATGAGGAATGCAAGAAACTGCTAAGCCTAATGGGTATTCCATATGTGGACGCACCATGTGAGGCAGAAGCTACCTGTGCTGCTTTGGTGAAAGCTGGAAAGGTGTATGCAGCTGCGACTGAAGATATGGATGCATTGACCTTTGGTACTCCACTGTTGCTCCGTCATCTCATGGCTAGTGAGGCCAAAAAGTTGCCTATTCAGGAATTTCACCTCAGTCGTGCCCTAGAGGATACAGGAATCACACAAGAGCAGTTTATAGATCTTTGTATATTGCTAGGCTGTGATTACTGTGAGACCATCAGAGGCATTGGCCCAAAGAGAGCGATAGAACTGATAAGACAGCACAGGAGCATCAAAGAGGTCCTAGATAACATAGACCTGAAGAAGTACCCTGTTCCAGAAAACTGGTTATACAAAGAAGCTCGTCAGCTTTTTTTAGAGCCTGAGGTGGTTGACCTAAATGATATAGAGCTGAAGTGGCAGGACCCAGATGACGAAGGCCTTGTGGCCTTTATGTGCGGTGAAAAGCAGTTCAACGAGGACCGGATCCGTAATGGTGCCAAGAAGCTGGCCAAGAACCGCCATGGTAGTACTCAAGGCTGA